From Acropora muricata isolate sample 2 chromosome 14, ASM3666990v1, whole genome shotgun sequence, one genomic window encodes:
- the LOC136898642 gene encoding transient receptor potential cation channel subfamily A member 1-like isoform X2 has translation MKKMIINMPEVALFFLDQCVEEKGDPKSENYVVNYDLNLIQGHYPGEDIKSDKSSLQLIETMAQHRRERCLTHPVSFVLLNTKWKKFGWLTFSVNLFSYFCFIIPLTALAVHERNQAQVLCGNVTSIAVNESRCTFKDLTVQLLSVTVIVATTMLILKHILALFRKKMAYVRNVLNIVEWICYVATLVFVIPPYDCKLGGKLEVGALFFAWMNLILYFRRLSSYGQYVIMLTTMFATLVKVLVLWMLFIMAFGTTFYMIMDYCYLCWKNTWLAEHGEL, from the exons ATGAAGAAAATGATTATCAATATGCCTGAAGTAGCATTG TTTTTCCTGGACCAATGTGTGGAAGAAAAAGGAGATCCTAAGTCTGAAAACTATGTG GTGAATTATGACTTGAATTTGATCCAAGGTCATTATCCAGGGGAGGATATCAAGTCTGACAAATCGTCTCTGCAACTCATTGAG ACCATGGCACAGCACAGACGTGAGAGATGCTTGACACACCCTGTCAGCTTTGTCTTGTTAAATACAAAATG GAAAAAGTTTGGCTGGCTGACATTTTCTGTCAATCTTTTCTCCTACTTTTGTTTTATCATTCCGTTGACGGCACTTGCAGTGCACGAAAGAAACCAGGCACAAGTCTTGTGTGGTAATGTCACAAGCATTGCTGTTAATGAG TCTCGTTGTACTTTTAAAGATTTG ACTGTGCAGCTGCTGAGTGTGACAGTAATCGTGGCAACTACAATGTTGATATTAAAGCACATCCTTGCACTCTTTCGTAAG AAAATGGCCTATGTGCGTAATGTCTTGAACATTGTTGAGTGGATCTGTTACGTTGCTACGCTTGTATTTGTCATCCCCCCATATGATTGTAAACTGGGTGGTAAGCTAGAGGTCGGTGCTCTTTTCTTTGCCTGGATGAACCTCATCCTTTACTTCAGAAG GCTGTCTTCATATGGACAGTATGTTATTATGCTGACTACAATGTTTGCCACACTTGTCAAG GTTTTGGTGCTATGGATGCTTTTCATTATGGCATTTGGAACTACATTTTACATGATTATGGATTATTGTTATTTATGCTGGAAGAATACTTGGCTTGCTGAACATG GAGAGCTTTAG
- the LOC136898642 gene encoding transient receptor potential cation channel subfamily A member 1-like isoform X1: MKKMIINMPEVALFFLDQCVEEKGDPKSENYVVNYDLNLIQGHYPGEDIKSDKSSLQLIETMAQHRRERCLTHPVSFVLLNTKWKKFGWLTFSVNLFSYFCFIIPLTALAVHERNQAQVLCGNVTSIAVNESRCTFKDLTVQLLSVTVIVATTMLILKHILALFRKKMAYVRNVLNIVEWICYVATLVFVIPPYDCKLGGKLEVGALFFAWMNLILYFRRLSSYGQYVIMLTTMFATLVKVLVLWMLFIMAFGTTFYMIMDYCYLCWKNTWLAEHGLMSYFSLCI, translated from the exons ATGAAGAAAATGATTATCAATATGCCTGAAGTAGCATTG TTTTTCCTGGACCAATGTGTGGAAGAAAAAGGAGATCCTAAGTCTGAAAACTATGTG GTGAATTATGACTTGAATTTGATCCAAGGTCATTATCCAGGGGAGGATATCAAGTCTGACAAATCGTCTCTGCAACTCATTGAG ACCATGGCACAGCACAGACGTGAGAGATGCTTGACACACCCTGTCAGCTTTGTCTTGTTAAATACAAAATG GAAAAAGTTTGGCTGGCTGACATTTTCTGTCAATCTTTTCTCCTACTTTTGTTTTATCATTCCGTTGACGGCACTTGCAGTGCACGAAAGAAACCAGGCACAAGTCTTGTGTGGTAATGTCACAAGCATTGCTGTTAATGAG TCTCGTTGTACTTTTAAAGATTTG ACTGTGCAGCTGCTGAGTGTGACAGTAATCGTGGCAACTACAATGTTGATATTAAAGCACATCCTTGCACTCTTTCGTAAG AAAATGGCCTATGTGCGTAATGTCTTGAACATTGTTGAGTGGATCTGTTACGTTGCTACGCTTGTATTTGTCATCCCCCCATATGATTGTAAACTGGGTGGTAAGCTAGAGGTCGGTGCTCTTTTCTTTGCCTGGATGAACCTCATCCTTTACTTCAGAAG GCTGTCTTCATATGGACAGTATGTTATTATGCTGACTACAATGTTTGCCACACTTGTCAAG GTTTTGGTGCTATGGATGCTTTTCATTATGGCATTTGGAACTACATTTTACATGATTATGGATTATTGTTATTTATGCTGGAAGAATACTTGGCTTGCTGAACATGGTTTAATGTCTTATTTCAGTCTTTGTATCTGA
- the LOC136897860 gene encoding N-lysine methyltransferase setd6-like yields MYEYTDPSSHWRPYLNLIPDINVLDQPMFWGRRERQKELKGTGILEDVEHDVQEIEEEYKLKPITPQIFTNVWQHLSWPTASPKNSSDEEDDSDSEYAALTRSYHLCPEMHAMTKIWRKSSTIDNGEEIFNTYGKLANCDLLKSYGFIECELPNKYDMSTEKKACVAWYDFAKKTVLYIGSWYC; encoded by the exons ATGTACGAATACACTGATCCATCATCTCACTGGAGACCATATCTGAACCTTATCCCTGATATTAATGTCCTGGATCAGCCCATGTTTTGGGGAAGACGTGAACGGCAGAAAGAGCTCAAGGGAACTGGGATATTGGAGGATGTTGAACATGATGTACAAGAGATTGAAGAAGAGTACAAAT tgaAGCCCATCACACCCCAGATCTTTACAAACGTATGGCAGCATTTGTCATGGCCTACAGCTTCACCAAAAAATAGTTCAGATGAGGAGGATGATAGCGATAGTGAATACGCTGCTCTTACCAGATCTtaccacttatgtccagaaatgcacgcgatgacaaaaatttggcgaaagagctccacaattgacaat GGAGAAGAAATCTTCAACACGTACGGCAAACTTGCAAACTGTGACTTGCTTAAGTCTTATGGTTTCATTGAGTGTGAATTGCCTAATAAATATGATATG TCCACTGAAAAGAAAGCTTGTGTGGCCTGGTACGACTTTGCCAAGAAGACTGTACTGTACATAGGAAGTTGGTATTGTTAG